TGGCAGCactgcatatatacagtatatttgcttTCACACCCAAGTGAAGTGATAAAGGGCTTACTAATCGCTGGTTTGTTGAATCAGCTCCTCTTAAATACGTGATTATTCAACATTACATACACAAAACATTACAGAGCTGTGGACGTTTAGTATTGGAATTGGATACCTTAGAAGATTTTGGACTGATGTTACCAATTTTACAGATTGATGGCATTTTTGTGAATGTGAATTGTGAGTTTACTGCAATTAGAATggcatttggaatttggaaatgGGCCCATGATTTTCTTTTCACTCATCTAAAAGTTCAGGATTTGTTTCTAGATCATTTTGAAAGtgatcacaataaaaaaacagtgctCATTTTGATACTCATTTCTTCTGTgaacttgtgtttttttaatctctacatatgaataaatgaataaataattcagGTAATTTAATAACATATTGCTTAACCACAATCTAAAAATATGCAGATGATGaaactttatttcttaaagtaagtaaaagtaaaattttgattgtacatttagatttttctttaaatatatatatatataaataggaaGGCATTCACAACAAACAATAGCCTGACTGTAATCTCTTGTTCTGACATGTCCTATTCTTTTTGCAAGGCAGTGAACACAGTGCATGTTCAAATACAGTGGCATTACATGTagatttctcttttatttttgttgCGATTAGGAAAGAACGCGGGAAATGACGACTTCTTTAAAAGCTGCGTCCGATTGCTGGTCTGATTCCATTGCTGCATTATTCACTGTACTCGTCTCGGCGGGAATTATTCTCGTCAGGGAATCTGAAATAATTAGGAAAAGGCCATTTTTATAACAGCTGCTCTGGCAAATCTAAGTGTAATGCTTTtgctaataaataatataaaataattctaTATAAAGGGATTCTagattaatatatacatattacatattatatgtatattcaaAACTGAGgccaatttttttatatatatatatataaataattgagAATTGTCATGGGGTAAATTATGATCTCTAAGGGGTGACTATTTTACCCGGACATGACAATAGAGCTATTCAGGGTAAAAAgggtttttttaatttatttttttattaataattgtaAGTTGACATAGGGTCAATTATGATATCTTAAAGGGGTATAAAACAATTCTATGTAATTCTTTATAAATTGATTCTAGATGAATATGTAcatcatattatatattaattggtAATGCTTACCTCCTCTTAAAGATCTTCTACCCATGAGCCCGACGAACATCTCTCCTTTATTTCCTGTAACCAGCATAATACTCAGAATCTTAATGCTTTATTGATGTGTGCATTTATGTAcactacaggtcaaaagttttagaacacccctattgtttagtagtGCAGTAGCAATGCTGTATGActcagacaagctgcttttttccCCCATCTTATcagtgactttattactgcacttctgtGACACCTTTAATTCTTCTCTCCACTTCTGAAACTGATCATGTTAAGCTAAAGAgttaaaggctaaagctgttgccatgtgggtcagccagacgtgactatTCCTGTACAGTTTTCTCCTGTTTTCAAGAGTCTTTTTTGAAGTTGTAGGAAAGAGTGCTTGATGATTTCtgtctttatctgtaatttctctaaagaaaatacttctacttttaatagatacagaattctgtgtttctctgtctttttcgagttattataatgaaagtgtgaatgtgctgtgtgtaagtgtgtaaatgctgcagtaaagagTAACAGTAGTAACACCTTCTGTACCAGCACTAGTTTTACAACAGACAAAggctttacatttttatttgaatttttaaaatccaattttaaagctcagtttatttcaaaTGCTACTTTAGTGCAAAATTGCTGCAAAAAATTGCAACTGTTTATTGTACACAAATTTTGTAGCAGTTATCGACAGAACCTGAATGGTAAAAATAGTGGGAAAAAATTAAGGGTGTTCTAAAATTTTTGACTGTATGTATTGTGCAATCTGTTGTACAAAATGAGAgcttgtatgtatatatatatatatataattttaaccaCTCACTTCTCCGATCCATTCTCATAGGCTGCGGGATGCCTAGTGAGATAAAGGGATAATGAATTCTCTTAttccttttttccatttttgcagaTTTATTTCTCCAGGTATCATTGATTTGTGCTCTAATCTATGTAAAAAAACTTATCAATGCACCTCAATACATATTTTCCATTAAATTAGAATTGGAGTTCTTACCGGAGCGCTTTCCCATAAGTCCGTAAAACTGATGTGCTTTGGATCGCTTGATTAGACTCGCCACTTCACTGGCCAGCTTTTCCACCAAAGGTCCATCCTTTTcaaaattaacacatttttaaacatttaattaaataggTTCAGCTGTTTATCACAGATCTATAATTATATTTCTTTCCTGTTTCAAatgagttttttgttttgttgtagaATATGAATACTAGTACTTAATCCCTCCTGTTATGTTGCGGGTCAAACTGACGCAGTTCAAAgtaaaaccaaaaataatttaactttaatttttttaaggcatgAAACCGTATTCTTAATCAGAGCTGGACTTAATAAGAAACAAACTGTTCTGATTAGTTTTACCCAGAAGTGGCAATTAAGGTATTAAATGGTAGAAATGTAGAaccaaatgtattgtttttttgtttgctttttaaataaataaattactgtgaATTATCGTAGGGTAAATTATGATCTCCTAAGGGCGAAAAATGTGATCCAGGCATGTAAATGGAGCTCTCTAGGTAAAAAAAgaatttagaattagaatttagaGCAAAACTAaggccaatttttttttctttttttttttttcttttttatatgaaTAATTGAGAAATTTCTATGAGCTCTAAGGGGTGACAATTTACCCGGGCATGACAATAGAGCTAttcagggtaaaaaaaaaaaaaaaaaaaaaaaaagaatttggccCAAAACTAAAGccgatttatcttttttttttcttcttcttcttttttaaatgaataattgtAATTTGACATAGGGCCAATTATAATATCTTAAATGGGTTACAATTTTCTGGAATTGAAAATAGAGCTTTTCAGGGTAAAAAGTATTGAATTTAGACCAAAACTGAtgccattttgttttttaatacataagTGTGAGTTGCTATGATTGATATCTGATCGCTATGGACATAACAGTAAAGTTTTTTCATggtgaaaaatatttaatgtaaatgtttacattttgttttttatgaATAATTGAGTTTTTATAGTGTCAATTATGATCTATAAGGGGTAAAAACTTTCCAGACATGACAAGAGagattttttaaggtaaaaatattgttaaatttaGACCAATgcaatccgttttttttttttttttttttttatttattattaaataaataataattgggATTTATCATATGTAAACCATGATCAGTAAGAGGTAGAATTTTTGAATACACAAAATATTTAagctttaaaatttaaaatatatatatatatttttgtttttgttttgagttGCTTAACATGGTTAACATGCTGGTTAGTTGACCTGAGAATATTAATGCTCTTTTtgaaacaaaaatgaaacaattacatttttataaactaATTATCCTGTAGCTGGGTTGTAATTAATATTGAACATGCATGCTActttttattgtataatttttagaattaaatgtatacatttattaatttgaatgtaataattacacacaaatatactatttatgtatacatatttttatatacatacatacctcCCAGTTCTTGGATATCCAGCGCTCTTTGTCGAGAGTAAAGGATAATCCGTGAGAGCTGCACGCGAGTGCAGTCATGCTGATGACTACAACTTGCAGTTTCCAGATCTCCATAGCTGAAAAATAAAGATAATGcaacaatattatattattaataaatacaaaatgtttTTGATCTTCAACTTAAATCTTAAAGTAATAAGAATTAACCAATAAAGAAAAATAAGGTAAATCATCACCTGATTCTGTAGGTGTAGACTGGTTATAAGCAGGGGGAGGATGCGCTGAAATCTGCAGTCTTTGTCTGCTCTTTCTGGTAGAGCCGGCTGCATTTATACACATACGCCTGCCAGTCCCCTCCCAGAGCTACAGAACCAAAATAGCCCTCATCACCTTCACCACCCCCCTGATCACAACGGGAGTAATTTGAATGGAATTGACTATTACTTATTGTAAGTGATGTACAATTACAGCCAATTGGAATAAGATCTtgttggatcttttttttttttactcccagACGTCATAACTTGAGAAGCTTGTGATGTATTAATTGATGACGCTGGAAATTTAAATGTGCGCACACAGAAGGCCATAGCAGGGCATAATATACTTCCTATGTGGAAATAAAGTACACTTAAATTAGGATCAAAAATATCTGTATTTAAAGATGCTGTAATAAAAAGAATATGCTGTGGGatctgttactttttttttttattagaagaagatttattcatttcattataaacaaaatatttttttttcagaagaaaaaaaatacaaatcacaattaaaatgaaaggcagcagaaagaagaaaaaaatcttataatatctgccccttttatcccaaaaataattaagaacaataaaaaaaataaacaaaaaacatcaaatccttctcaaacaacagtttatatagttacacattatactatttcatattttttatacagaccagcgtttatcattttttttaaacacacacattgatctagcatttttaacatcactcttCAAATTATTCCATAATCTTATTCCTTGAATTACAGCACACCGCTCCTTCAGACTAGTTCGAAATTTAGGTTTTACAAACATCTCTATCCCCTTAAGATTATAACAactttttctcttcacaaaatTAAATTGGATGTTTGAACTTAATATGTTTTTATGAGgcttatacataaataataaaatataaaagtcaactaaatcataaaatttcaataatttcagctgataaaacaatgtatttgatggatgactgtaatagaatagaatttgtaattgttttacaCGCTTTTCCCCAGACTTCAATACAGTAGATTAAGTGTGGAACAATTATagcattatacaatatatacagagcTTTATCATTAAATAACTCCCTTACTTTGTACAATAATGCAATAGATTTAgcgatttttgtttttaaatgatgtatGTGTGATTTCCATGTAATTATTTGAACTGAGTGACTTTAAAAATCAGAATCAGATTTATTCGCCaggtgttcacacacacacacacacacacacacacacacaaggaattAGTTTCCGGCTGTTGTTACCTCTCttacaaacaacacaatataCAGACAAAGACTATGTAGATTATAAAGAACTTCACATATTgacaaacaaattaaaataaaaccagCTGCATATTAAATAGTTCTGTGTGTCTTTATAGGTTGTAAagaggacatattatacctcttttgacacaagttaaaataggtctatgggctgcacaaaacatgttcatgaagttctttacacaaaatcaaaatttaaatgtcttaaaaccatgtttattatgcattatgaatcaaatcaaatcaaatttttttgtatagcgctttttacaactggtgttggcacaaagcagctttacagaaacatgattacaggacaaagaatcaggcaaaacattaaacatagaatatacataatacagaacccccagtgagcgcggaggcaaggaaaaactccctcagagctgcaggaggaggaagaaaccttgggaggaccaagactcacattaaaggggggaccatcctaccactggtcaaatggcttttaaattaattttaaaaagtctttcatacatccacataggttttatatattcaggtgtatagcagctccactaatggcttatagagtaagatggatgatgagcagctgatctgtggtggtggatggagaagagctgacttcagaaacttccagtctggccagacagagaacatgagagcctgagggtccaacatccctcggtatcgggtcagacaggtgggcagtcagtaactcggaggaaggcagagagatggaattagttttgactggatttatgtaaaacagagaatattaaaacattatcagagtgtggctaatgactccggcagaactgaataaaacagcctaactaaaggcagagagccagaaggtaacatagacatgaaggctccctgaaacactggcatccacccactccaccgtccacaaacctgagtgaccgtgtgcagtgggagaacaacagcaccagcatctcagtttaccacaatttcctctgtccatgaacccctgaatctgcagccttatctaaagggaaaaacattaattaccaaaagctaaactaaacaagtaagttttcagtctagacttaaagattgagactgtgtctgagtcccgaacatattcggggagattattccagagttgaggcgctttataagagaaagctcttcctcctgcagagctcctctgaattttaggaactactaataaaccagcaccctgagatctaagtaatcgcggtggttcataacaggagatgaggtcttgtaaatactcaggagcgagcccgtgtagggctttatacgttaacaggagaattttatagtctatgcggaatttgactggaagccagtgcagtgctgatagtactggactaatatggtcaaattttctcgttttagtaaggaccctggctgcagcattttgaactagctgaagtttatttaagtactGAAGTTTATTATGAACTGTGATAATATAACATAATGCaccataagctgtgtttataagataTATTCCAATACCAAAAATCTCAACAAAGCTGCTCTAACAAAGCATGCTGTAATTAACCACTTTTAACCACTCATTAATTAcacttatattaaatatataatagctTATAAGaccttataatgtattataaagtgtCATTGTACACTCGAAGTGAAGTGACAGATGTCCATCATGTGAATAAACAGTATTTATAGTGAcagatatatgatataatattttaacCCAGATGTGTAACATATTACAAGCGCAGCTTATGATGCACTATTATCCcaatttataatgcataataaacatagctataatgagttatacatttttatatagttacattaaccctttcagacactgcatcaattacaatggacatcatgcagttttttttttatgttttgttgcacagaatatGAATTGAGACCTGTCTATCAGAATAGattataaaccagccaatgagaCTACAGAATAAATGagacatttatataaaatacattttcacaaaATCTTTGTGATCTAGAAGACTTTTTATCatgttcaataataaaaaaatggatttatttttaatataaattaaatattaggatagtaaaattagaaatattgtGTACAATCTAGACAGAAaacagtcatatatatatatatatatatatatatatatatatatatatatatatatatatatatatatatatatatatatatatatatatatatatgtgtgtgtgtgtgtgtgtgtgtatacactttTCCATAACTGGAACATAATTTAGGTCTAAAAAGATTAACTatttaa
This genomic stretch from Astyanax mexicanus isolate ESR-SI-001 chromosome 15, AstMex3_surface, whole genome shotgun sequence harbors:
- the si:ch211-131k2.2 gene encoding tachykinin-4, which produces MEIWKLQVVVISMTALACSSHGLSFTLDKERWISKNWEDGPLVEKLASEVASLIKRSKAHQFYGLMGKRSGIPQPMRMDRRRNKGEMFVGLMGRRSLRGDSLTRIIPAETSTVNNAAMESDQQSDAAFKEVVISRVLS